Proteins found in one Helicobacter sp. NHP19-003 genomic segment:
- the topA gene encoding type I DNA topoisomerase, protein MQKKLIVVESPTKAKTIANFLDSSYQVIASKGHVRDLSKYAMGISIQEDKFYPKYAVCKDHEDIVAQILSLAKSAAQIYIATDEDREGEAIGYHIAYLIKEQNNKTKKSSATQEIAELESQTDHPTDNPVFTLPRIVFHEITKSAILHALENPKTLDIYKINAQLARRLLDRIVGFSLSSLLAHKISRGMSAGRVQSAALKIVVDREREIRAFEPITYYNIEGDFEGIHASLDTYKGAKVKNQSLRDKEEALNICAFLKEQSYRVQEVVQKNKTSPSPPPFMTSTLQQSASTNLGYGPSKTMGIAQKLYEGVATPEGVSGVITYMRTDSLNIAKEAKDAAKNYIKATYGDKYLPKTSKVYTSKNKAAQEAHEAIRPTNLNFTPQVAKDYLKPEEHKLYTLIYQRFLASQMADALFEQQSVCVGCADATFKASGRKLVFEGYLKALQEKSEDKLLPPLQVQQPLALSHINAKECSTEAPPRYSEASLIKTLESLGIGRPSTYAPTIALLINRDYVVLEKKQLAPTESAFVVVGILEKYFTNIVDAAFSASLEDKLDAIASSKTSWQQMLLEFYTPFMHQIQEGKEQIVSQKVSVPTGQFCPQCGAQLVERKSRFGAFVACSAYPKCKFIQVPQESTGEHSPCEKCGAPMVFKRGRFGQFLACSAYPKCKNIRQETPKQEDTLVKCPECGGQIVQKRGKKGGFYGCNNYPTCRFLTSYPPVDKPCPECGYLMVHKAYKKKPSVNTCLKCKFSEEVAQVV, encoded by the coding sequence ATGCAAAAAAAGCTCATCGTTGTAGAATCCCCCACCAAAGCCAAGACCATCGCTAACTTTCTGGACTCCAGCTACCAAGTCATCGCGTCCAAAGGGCATGTGCGGGATTTAAGTAAATACGCCATGGGGATCAGCATCCAAGAGGACAAATTCTACCCCAAGTACGCCGTGTGTAAAGACCACGAAGACATTGTCGCCCAAATTTTAAGCCTCGCCAAAAGTGCGGCGCAAATTTACATCGCCACCGATGAGGACAGAGAGGGCGAGGCGATCGGTTATCACATCGCCTACTTGATCAAAGAACAGAACAACAAAACAAAAAAATCCAGTGCCACCCAAGAGATCGCCGAGCTAGAGAGCCAAACTGACCACCCTACCGATAACCCCGTTTTCACCCTCCCGCGCATCGTGTTTCACGAGATCACCAAATCCGCTATTTTGCACGCCCTAGAGAACCCCAAAACCCTAGACATCTATAAAATCAACGCCCAATTAGCAAGGCGGCTTTTGGATCGCATCGTGGGTTTTAGTTTAAGTTCTCTCTTGGCGCATAAAATCTCAAGGGGCATGAGCGCAGGGCGGGTACAAAGTGCAGCACTTAAAATTGTGGTGGATCGGGAGCGCGAAATTAGGGCGTTTGAGCCCATCACTTACTACAACATTGAGGGTGATTTTGAAGGCATCCACGCCAGCCTAGACACCTACAAGGGCGCGAAGGTGAAAAACCAAAGCCTTAGAGATAAAGAAGAAGCCCTAAACATATGCGCCTTCCTTAAAGAGCAGAGCTACCGCGTGCAAGAAGTGGTACAGAAAAACAAGACTTCTCCAAGTCCACCTCCCTTCATGACCTCCACCTTGCAACAAAGTGCCTCTACAAATCTAGGCTATGGGCCCTCTAAAACGATGGGAATCGCCCAAAAACTCTACGAGGGCGTGGCGACCCCCGAGGGGGTGAGTGGGGTCATCACCTACATGCGCACAGACAGCCTAAACATCGCCAAAGAAGCCAAAGATGCGGCCAAAAACTACATCAAAGCCACTTATGGGGACAAGTATCTGCCCAAAACCTCCAAGGTCTACACTTCCAAAAACAAGGCTGCCCAAGAGGCGCACGAGGCGATCCGCCCCACGAATTTGAATTTCACCCCCCAAGTGGCTAAGGACTACTTAAAGCCCGAAGAGCATAAGCTCTACACTTTGATTTACCAACGCTTTTTAGCTTCGCAAATGGCGGATGCGCTCTTTGAGCAGCAAAGTGTGTGTGTGGGCTGTGCAGACGCAACTTTTAAAGCCAGCGGGCGTAAATTGGTCTTTGAGGGCTATTTAAAGGCGTTGCAAGAAAAAAGCGAGGACAAACTCTTGCCCCCCCTGCAGGTGCAACAGCCGTTAGCTTTAAGCCACATCAACGCCAAAGAATGCAGCACCGAGGCCCCCCCCCGTTACTCGGAGGCATCCTTAATCAAAACCCTAGAGAGTTTAGGCATCGGCAGGCCCAGCACCTATGCCCCCACCATCGCCCTTCTCATCAACCGCGACTATGTTGTGCTCGAGAAAAAGCAACTCGCCCCCACAGAGAGCGCCTTTGTGGTGGTGGGTATTTTAGAAAAGTACTTCACCAACATCGTAGACGCAGCTTTTAGTGCTAGTCTAGAGGACAAATTAGACGCGATCGCCAGCTCCAAAACTTCGTGGCAACAAATGCTGTTGGAGTTTTACACCCCCTTCATGCACCAAATCCAAGAGGGCAAGGAACAAATTGTCTCCCAAAAGGTGAGCGTGCCGACAGGGCAGTTTTGCCCACAATGCGGGGCCCAGCTTGTGGAACGCAAGAGTCGCTTTGGGGCGTTTGTGGCGTGCAGTGCGTACCCAAAGTGCAAGTTCATCCAAGTCCCCCAAGAAAGCACAGGAGAACACTCCCCTTGTGAGAAATGCGGCGCACCCATGGTGTTTAAAAGGGGGCGCTTTGGGCAGTTTTTAGCGTGTAGTGCTTATCCTAAATGCAAGAATATCCGCCAAGAAACCCCCAAACAAGAGGACACGCTCGTTAAATGCCCCGAATGTGGGGGGCAGATTGTGCAAAAAAGGGGTAAGAAGGGGGGGTTTTATGGCTGCAACAACTACCCCACTTGCCGCTTTTTAACCAGCTACCCGCCTGTTGACAAGCCCTGCCCTGAGTGTGGGTATCTCATGGTCCATAAAGCCTACAAGAAAAAGCCCAGTGTCAACACTTGTTTAAAGTGCAAGTTCAGCGAAGAAGTGGCGCAAGTTGTTTAA
- a CDS encoding glycosyltransferase family 4 protein encodes MLDYLIVTPLPVFYKVNLYNALATHLKIFVVFLAKDTKEVRAKDFNALENAKFGHEVLFCGALQERHTLANALKLLKILKQHPYRCLLLGGWDCVEFWAGWTLSPKSKNALVVESSIIESQTRGLKALLKRLFLKRIFKAFVCGDLHAKLVEALGFKGVVKTMHGVGIINPPKRQREPRPYAKKFICIARLTAVKNLEFLLEVFKELPHLSLSLVGTGELESRLKQMASANVSFLGAVPNTQLNALLCAHDALILPSTAETWGLVVEEALAVGLVVLVSRACGAQVLVENGVNGFVFESTDQGALKGLLEGMESTYPTLSKGALGWDLKAKDNAQVGAYL; translated from the coding sequence GTGCTAGATTATCTCATTGTAACCCCCCTGCCCGTTTTTTACAAGGTCAATCTTTACAATGCCCTAGCCACACACTTAAAAATTTTCGTGGTGTTTTTGGCTAAGGACACTAAGGAGGTGCGCGCCAAAGATTTTAACGCCCTAGAGAATGCCAAGTTTGGCCATGAAGTGCTCTTTTGCGGGGCGTTGCAAGAGCGCCACACTCTTGCCAATGCGCTCAAACTCTTGAAAATCTTAAAACAACACCCCTATCGATGCTTATTGCTAGGGGGGTGGGATTGTGTGGAGTTTTGGGCGGGGTGGACGCTAAGCCCTAAGTCTAAAAATGCCCTAGTGGTGGAGTCTAGCATTATAGAGAGCCAAACAAGGGGCCTAAAGGCGCTCTTAAAAAGGTTGTTTTTAAAGCGGATTTTTAAAGCCTTTGTGTGTGGGGATTTGCACGCCAAACTTGTAGAGGCTCTGGGCTTTAAGGGGGTGGTGAAAACCATGCACGGGGTGGGGATCATCAACCCCCCTAAGCGACAACGAGAGCCCCGCCCCTACGCCAAGAAGTTCATTTGCATCGCCCGCTTAACGGCGGTGAAAAATTTAGAGTTTTTATTAGAAGTTTTTAAAGAATTGCCCCATTTGAGTTTAAGCCTTGTGGGCACGGGGGAGCTAGAATCTCGGTTAAAACAAATGGCTAGTGCCAATGTGTCTTTTTTAGGGGCGGTGCCCAACACGCAGTTGAACGCCCTTTTATGTGCCCACGATGCACTGATCTTGCCAAGTACAGCAGAAACTTGGGGCTTGGTGGTGGAGGAGGCTTTGGCGGTGGGTTTGGTCGTCTTGGTGAGTAGGGCGTGTGGGGCGCAAGTACTTGTAGAAAATGGGGTGAATGGCTTTGTGTTTGAGTCCACAGATCAAGGGGCTTTAAAGGGGCTTTTAGAGGGCATGGAAAGCACTTACCCCACACTTTCAAAGGGGGCTTTGGGCTGGGATTTAAAAGCCAAAGACAACGCCCAAGTGGGGGCGTATTTGTGA
- a CDS encoding U1 small nuclear ribonucleoprotein — protein sequence MTAVKTFQCLSMVAFFGGCWVGVPKDVDAKLPDIDTLNECGEMKNECVGNKNGDIAKESKPVHYGAFHDIFLAGVKLAHGGKFALSALPPTGAGYIPYNPMMYPSFMGMSPYGYPMGMYPMGMYPMGMYPMMGGMPMMYGPWW from the coding sequence ATGACTGCCGTCAAGACCTTTCAGTGCCTAAGCATGGTTGCCTTTTTTGGAGGCTGTTGGGTGGGCGTACCTAAAGATGTGGATGCCAAACTCCCCGACATAGACACCTTAAACGAATGTGGCGAGATGAAAAATGAATGTGTGGGCAATAAAAATGGCGACATTGCCAAAGAGTCTAAGCCCGTGCATTATGGTGCTTTCCACGACATCTTTTTAGCGGGAGTCAAACTTGCGCATGGTGGAAAGTTTGCCCTGTCTGCCCTGCCCCCCACAGGTGCGGGCTACATCCCCTACAACCCGATGATGTACCCATCTTTCATGGGCATGTCCCCCTATGGCTATCCTATGGGCATGTATCCTATGGGCATGTATCCTATGGGCATGTATCCTATGATGGGGGGCATGCCCATGATGTATGGACCTTGGTGGTGA
- a CDS encoding nitrate reductase cytochrome c-type subunit — MKIRALLVAVALVGGLYALEHTNHKPKEETKEALLSDTQIGLRKAPLENEHALELQDYSFHKNPPGESQRFERAYENAPPMIPHDTTGLLPITKDNNQCLGCHMPDVAPTVGATPVPASHLYDFRHNRPTPNNSVSDARFNCTQCHAPQANAAPLVKNNFRPVFSNKKLEFRSDFMDVVDVGVKDLTKTNKTKTNSK, encoded by the coding sequence ATGAAAATACGCGCCTTGTTAGTGGCGGTGGCTCTCGTTGGTGGGCTTTACGCTTTAGAACACACTAACCACAAACCCAAAGAGGAAACCAAGGAGGCTCTGCTTAGCGACACGCAAATCGGGCTGAGAAAAGCCCCTCTAGAGAATGAACACGCGCTAGAGTTGCAAGATTACAGCTTCCATAAAAACCCTCCCGGCGAGAGCCAACGCTTTGAGCGCGCCTATGAGAACGCCCCGCCCATGATCCCGCACGACACCACAGGACTGCTCCCCATCACCAAGGACAATAACCAGTGTCTAGGTTGCCACATGCCCGATGTCGCCCCCACGGTGGGCGCGACTCCCGTGCCCGCTTCACACTTATACGACTTTAGGCACAACCGCCCCACGCCCAACAACAGCGTGAGCGATGCCCGCTTTAACTGCACCCAGTGCCACGCCCCCCAAGCCAATGCCGCCCCGTTGGTGAAAAACAACTTCAGACCCGTGTTTAGCAATAAAAAGCTGGAGTTTCGCTCGGATTTTATGGATGTGGTGGATGTGGGGGTGAAGGATTTAACCAAGACCAACAAGACGAAGACCAATTCTAAATAA
- a CDS encoding flagellin B, protein MSFRINTNVAALNAHTIGVRNNRDLASSLEKLSSGLRINKAADDASGMAIADSLRSQSASLGQAIKNANDAIGIVQTADKAMDEQIKILDTVKTKAVQAAQDGQTTETRKALQSDILRLLEELDNIANTTSFNGQQLLAGSFSNKEFQIGAYSNTTIKASIGPTGSDKIGHVRFETSGMDRDGMEVSAGAHNLQEVTLNFKQANGVNDFKLESVKISTSAGTGLGALVEVINKNSNTLGVRATATVIGTGGVAVQSGTVRGLTINGVLIGNINDVKRNDRDGRLINAINSVRERTGVEAYIDISGRINLKSTDGRAISVHALSASGHVFGGGNFVGISGNAHAIVGRLTLIKQDARDIAISGINYSHIGLHSAQGIAEYTVNLRAIRGVFDANVASASGGNANAAQAKLNFKGIGAGVTSLRGAMVVMDMAESARTQLDKIRSDLGSVQMELVTTINNISVTQVNVKAAESQIRDVDFAEESASFSKYNILAQSGSFAMAQANAVQQNVLRLLQ, encoded by the coding sequence ATGAGTTTTCGGATCAACACTAATGTCGCGGCTTTAAACGCGCACACCATCGGGGTGCGTAACAACAGAGATTTGGCGAGCTCTTTAGAGAAGTTGAGCTCTGGGTTACGCATCAACAAAGCAGCGGATGACGCTTCAGGGATGGCGATTGCCGATAGTTTGCGCAGCCAAAGCGCAAGTTTGGGACAAGCCATCAAAAATGCAAACGATGCGATCGGGATCGTCCAAACTGCCGACAAGGCGATGGACGAGCAGATCAAAATCCTAGACACGGTGAAAACCAAGGCCGTACAAGCCGCACAAGATGGCCAAACTACAGAAACAAGAAAAGCATTGCAAAGCGACATTTTGCGACTCTTAGAAGAGCTAGACAACATCGCCAACACGACCAGCTTTAACGGGCAACAACTCTTGGCAGGCAGTTTCTCCAACAAAGAGTTCCAAATCGGGGCGTATTCCAACACCACGATCAAAGCCTCCATTGGTCCCACAGGCTCGGATAAAATCGGACATGTGCGCTTTGAAACCTCAGGGATGGATCGCGATGGCATGGAGGTGAGCGCGGGGGCGCACAACCTGCAAGAAGTTACCCTGAACTTTAAACAGGCCAATGGTGTGAATGACTTTAAATTAGAATCGGTTAAGATTTCAACAAGTGCAGGCACGGGACTTGGGGCATTGGTTGAGGTGATCAACAAGAACTCCAACACTCTAGGCGTGCGCGCCACGGCCACAGTGATAGGTACAGGGGGGGTGGCAGTACAATCGGGCACAGTGAGAGGACTCACCATCAATGGAGTGCTCATCGGCAATATTAATGATGTAAAGAGAAACGACCGCGATGGGCGACTCATCAACGCCATAAACTCTGTAAGGGAGCGCACGGGTGTAGAAGCCTACATCGACATTTCAGGGCGCATTAATTTAAAATCCACAGATGGGCGCGCCATTTCTGTACATGCCCTCAGCGCTTCCGGCCATGTTTTTGGGGGAGGGAATTTTGTAGGCATTTCAGGCAATGCGCACGCCATCGTGGGACGCTTGACCTTGATCAAACAAGACGCTAGGGACATTGCCATCAGTGGGATCAACTACAGCCACATCGGACTACACTCTGCGCAGGGGATTGCCGAGTACACCGTGAATTTGCGCGCCATTCGGGGGGTCTTTGATGCCAATGTGGCGAGTGCCAGCGGGGGCAACGCCAATGCCGCCCAAGCCAAGTTAAACTTTAAGGGCATCGGGGCGGGTGTAACGAGCTTGCGTGGGGCGATGGTGGTGATGGACATGGCCGAGAGCGCACGCACACAATTAGATAAGATCCGCTCGGATTTAGGTTCGGTGCAAATGGAGCTGGTGACCACCATCAACAACATCTCTGTTACACAGGTTAATGTGAAGGCTGCCGAATCGCAAATTAGAGATGTGGACTTTGCCGAAGAGAGTGCGAGCTTCTCCAAATACAACATCTTGGCACAATCGGGCAGTTTTGCGATGGCCCAGGCCAATGCAGTGCAACAAAATGTCCTACGACTCTTGCAATAG
- a CDS encoding radical SAM protein: protein MFNPIFGPLKSRRFGWSLGIDVSGQTKQCNFDCLYCELAAKKPLERMQDTMPPTFILNALKAALDNLNTPLSVCTTTANGEPTLYPHLKELIVGMQGLIPQGVQTLILSNGSRLGILEVQEALMHYDIVKFSLDAIWPKVFSRVDRPHKGLSIGQILKGILDFAPKYQGFLVAEVLLVAGVNDNPAHIKDLADFLRQVPHLGRIDLSTIDRPPAHRAKPLELAKLQELTAHFQGLPLSLPQRVLEQAQIPSSKEAFLELLRCRPLSVEEARCYLGAGQLQELQEVGALQTKQVGQMHFYYHS from the coding sequence TTGTTTAATCCCATCTTTGGCCCACTCAAGTCCCGCCGCTTTGGGTGGTCCTTAGGCATTGATGTATCGGGGCAAACCAAGCAGTGCAATTTTGATTGTTTGTATTGCGAACTTGCCGCCAAAAAACCTCTAGAGCGCATGCAAGACACCATGCCCCCTACTTTCATTTTAAACGCCCTAAAAGCCGCCCTAGACAATCTCAACACCCCCTTAAGCGTTTGCACCACCACCGCCAATGGCGAGCCGACTTTATACCCGCATTTAAAAGAGCTGATTGTGGGTATGCAGGGCTTGATCCCTCAAGGGGTGCAGACCTTGATTTTAAGCAATGGCTCAAGGCTAGGCATTCTAGAGGTACAAGAGGCGTTGATGCACTATGACATTGTGAAGTTTTCTTTAGATGCCATTTGGCCAAAGGTTTTTAGCCGTGTGGATCGCCCGCATAAGGGCTTGTCTATAGGGCAGATTTTAAAGGGGATTTTGGACTTCGCTCCGAAGTATCAAGGCTTTTTGGTGGCGGAGGTGCTCTTGGTGGCGGGGGTGAATGACAACCCCGCGCACATCAAGGACCTAGCGGATTTTTTAAGGCAAGTGCCCCATTTAGGACGCATAGACCTAAGCACAATCGATCGTCCCCCCGCACACAGAGCCAAGCCCCTAGAGCTTGCCAAGTTGCAGGAATTGACTGCCCATTTTCAAGGTTTGCCCCTCAGTTTGCCACAACGGGTGTTGGAGCAAGCCCAAATCCCCAGCAGTAAAGAAGCGTTTTTGGAGTTATTGAGATGCCGCCCTTTGAGCGTGGAAGAGGCGCGTTGTTATTTGGGCGCAGGCCAACTGCAAGAGTTGCAAGAGGTGGGGGCTTTGCAAACCAAGCAGGTGGGGCAAATGCATTTTTATTACCACTCCTAA
- a CDS encoding short-chain fatty acid transporter — protein sequence MIRWLVVLLQNYFPSPFIFAILLTAIAIVGAVVTTGLGVASILGKWGESLFLLLKFSMQMLLLLATGIALAQSNGVKQFFNTLASRVKTPKMAVWTITFISLICCWLSWGFGLVVGAVLSKVLARQVKGVDYPLLVASAYSGFLIWHGGLSGSIPLKIATNDGDLGKLSGGVITTPIPLSHTLFTPLNLSMVGLLLAGLPLINMLLHPKNPTTIDSSVLKEDPSPTSSLDCFANRLDNSQILGSFLGFLGIIYLAITFIYKGFTLNLNTLILIFLFLGLLAHRSPQKYFKTMEQDLKSTTGIVLLFPLYAGIIGVMGLKNADGISFATTLANLFSHIASKDNFALLSYLSAGVLNIFIPSGGGQFAVQGPVLIPSGVALGVNPAVTSMAIAWGDAWTNMIQPFFALPLLGIVGLDARSIIGYLLVGFAYAGAVSMGCLYFLA from the coding sequence ATGATTAGATGGCTGGTCGTGTTATTGCAAAATTACTTTCCTTCTCCCTTTATCTTTGCGATTTTATTGACGGCTATTGCAATAGTAGGGGCCGTTGTAACTACAGGTTTAGGGGTGGCATCTATTTTAGGCAAGTGGGGGGAGAGTTTATTTTTATTGCTCAAATTCTCCATGCAGATGCTCTTATTGCTAGCCACTGGCATTGCGCTTGCCCAATCCAATGGGGTGAAACAATTTTTTAACACCCTAGCCTCTAGGGTTAAGACCCCAAAAATGGCAGTTTGGACCATCACCTTTATATCCCTCATTTGTTGTTGGCTTAGTTGGGGTTTTGGGTTAGTGGTAGGGGCGGTTTTATCCAAAGTCTTGGCGCGTCAAGTTAAGGGAGTGGATTACCCCTTACTTGTGGCTAGTGCCTATTCGGGATTTTTGATTTGGCATGGCGGACTATCTGGGAGCATTCCACTAAAAATCGCCACTAATGATGGGGACTTAGGTAAGCTAAGTGGCGGGGTGATCACCACCCCCATTCCTCTAAGCCACACCCTCTTTACGCCCCTTAATTTAAGCATGGTGGGTTTATTGCTCGCGGGGTTGCCTCTGATCAATATGCTTTTGCATCCTAAAAATCCAACCACCATTGATTCTAGTGTGTTGAAAGAAGATCCGTCGCCCACATCCTCTTTAGATTGCTTTGCTAACCGCCTAGATAACAGCCAAATCTTGGGCTCTTTCTTAGGCTTTTTGGGGATAATTTATCTTGCCATTACTTTTATTTACAAAGGGTTCACCCTCAATCTAAATACCTTGATTTTAATATTTTTATTTCTGGGATTGTTGGCCCACAGAAGTCCGCAAAAATATTTTAAGACTATGGAACAGGACCTTAAAAGCACTACAGGCATTGTTTTGCTCTTTCCTCTCTATGCGGGAATTATTGGGGTAATGGGTCTTAAGAATGCAGATGGGATTAGTTTTGCAACCACGCTGGCTAATTTGTTTTCCCACATTGCCTCTAAAGACAATTTTGCCCTCTTGAGCTATTTGAGTGCAGGGGTACTTAACATTTTTATTCCCAGTGGAGGCGGACAGTTTGCTGTGCAAGGCCCGGTTTTAATCCCCAGTGGGGTGGCCTTGGGGGTTAATCCGGCTGTTACAAGCATGGCCATTGCGTGGGGAGATGCCTGGACGAATATGATCCAGCCTTTTTTTGCCTTGCCCTTGCTTGGAATTGTAGGCCTAGATGCGCGCAGTATCATTGGTTATTTGTTGGTAGGATTTGCGTATGCGGGGGCGGTGAGCATGGGTTGTCTATACTTTTTAGCATAG
- a CDS encoding glycosyltransferase family 2 protein, whose amino-acid sequence MNISLITPVLNGAKTIEKSVESVAMQSTPPMEHLIIDGGSTDNTLELLKAYPHLQVSSGPDKGLYDAMNKGIALSKGEIVGILNSDDCYADSSVLAQVREAFQAHPQADMVYADLVYVKGSKIVRHYVSGHFSKKGFFYGKVPAHPTLFVRREIYTRFGGYKIDYKIAADYEFLLRTLVVAGLRAVYVPCVWVQMGVGGVSTQGLKSLWQANKENLRACRENGIKANMATMLLRYPYKIWGVLKSRLGI is encoded by the coding sequence ATTAATATCTCCCTCATCACCCCCGTTTTAAACGGGGCAAAAACGATAGAAAAGAGCGTTGAGTCTGTCGCCATGCAAAGCACGCCCCCAATGGAGCATTTAATCATAGACGGGGGGAGCACGGACAACACCCTAGAGCTTTTAAAAGCCTACCCCCATTTGCAAGTCTCTAGCGGTCCAGACAAGGGGCTTTACGATGCGATGAACAAGGGCATCGCCTTGTCTAAGGGCGAGATCGTAGGGATACTCAATAGCGATGATTGTTACGCAGATTCTAGCGTGCTGGCGCAAGTGCGCGAGGCGTTTCAAGCGCACCCACAAGCGGACATGGTGTATGCGGATTTGGTGTATGTCAAAGGCTCTAAGATCGTGCGCCACTATGTGAGCGGGCATTTCAGCAAAAAGGGGTTTTTTTACGGCAAAGTCCCGGCACACCCGACCCTTTTTGTGCGTAGGGAAATTTATACCCGCTTTGGGGGCTATAAAATAGATTATAAAATCGCCGCCGATTATGAGTTCTTGCTAAGGACTTTGGTTGTGGCGGGCTTAAGGGCGGTGTATGTGCCTTGCGTGTGGGTGCAAATGGGCGTGGGGGGGGTGAGCACGCAGGGGCTAAAGAGTCTGTGGCAAGCCAACAAGGAAAACTTAAGGGCATGCAGGGAAAATGGAATTAAAGCCAACATGGCCACCATGCTTTTGAGGTATCCGTATAAAATTTGGGGGGTGTTAAAAAGCCGTTTAGGGATTTAA
- a CDS encoding NYN domain-containing protein yields the protein MEQTKLIVFVDWECLRGDFEYLQKFCPDFKPPRFNYNNMYQLMAFFKAFVRPDEVLYRMYIYVSEPFVEAAARARDELKAQIEAYKHDYPKDYESKIRRSNNVQEFNRNLTLFTDMPKEVRVGRAKILFEYVPRIEEVDKIKIESVRKQMFVRQKQVDLLLGLDMAHLVDNFYQTNQHGHILLFSRDSDFVPALEFARGQHVFKAFIGRMEKFPPFPDELKGACDGVRTLSVAQVLETIPQPKAKAHKPYTPLNNPFESLKGGDY from the coding sequence ATGGAACAAACAAAATTGATTGTGTTTGTGGATTGGGAGTGTTTGCGTGGGGATTTTGAGTATTTGCAAAAGTTTTGCCCCGATTTTAAACCCCCCCGTTTCAACTACAACAATATGTACCAGCTCATGGCGTTTTTTAAAGCCTTTGTCCGTCCCGATGAGGTGCTTTATCGCATGTATATTTATGTGTCCGAGCCCTTTGTGGAGGCGGCCGCAAGAGCTAGAGATGAGCTGAAGGCGCAAATCGAAGCCTATAAGCACGATTACCCTAAAGACTACGAGAGCAAGATACGCAGGTCCAACAATGTGCAAGAGTTTAACCGCAATTTGACACTATTTACGGACATGCCCAAAGAAGTGCGGGTGGGCAGGGCAAAAATCCTCTTTGAGTATGTACCTCGCATTGAAGAGGTGGATAAAATTAAAATAGAGAGCGTGCGTAAGCAAATGTTTGTGCGCCAAAAACAGGTGGATTTGCTCTTAGGGCTGGACATGGCGCATTTGGTGGATAATTTTTACCAAACCAACCAACACGGGCACATTTTGCTCTTTAGTCGTGATAGCGATTTTGTGCCCGCCCTAGAGTTTGCCAGAGGCCAGCATGTCTTTAAGGCCTTCATTGGGCGCATGGAGAAGTTTCCCCCCTTCCCCGATGAGCTAAAAGGGGCATGCGATGGGGTGCGGACACTAAGCGTGGCGCAAGTTTTAGAAACCATCCCCCAACCCAAAGCCAAAGCCCACAAGCCCTACACCCCCCTAAATAACCCCTTTGAGAGTCTAAAGGGGGGGGATTATTAA